The proteins below are encoded in one region of Rhizobacter sp.:
- a CDS encoding HsdR family type I site-specific deoxyribonuclease, giving the protein MSSVSKPERATQDRVAALLRDELGYRALGDWTDRSGNSHIEEALLTQHLTGRGYSAAQMAMALHKLRTEARHPSRLLYANNQAVHGLLRYGVPVQAEAGKPHETVHLVNWAEPEKNDFAFAEEVTLHGGHERRPDIVLYLNGIAIGVLELKNSRVDIGEGIRQSLSNQRPEFNAWFFSTVQLVMAGNDSEGLRYGTVGTPDKYFLTWKEDEADNSRYKLDKYLLKLCEKRRLLELVHDFVLFDGGVKKLPRVHQYFGIKAAQEHVRRRQGGIIWHTQGAGKSILMVLLARWILENNPRARVAIVTDRDELDKQIERVFSDAGETIYRTGSGRDLMQQLAQPSPRLLCSLVHKFGLAGRGKDDAAFDKFIEELRAAPSPTVGEVFVFVDECHRTQNGRLNRTMKAMMPNAVFIGFTGTPLLKQDKATSLEVFGDYIHTYKFSEAVEDGVVLDLVYEARDIDQKLGPSAQIDQWFEVKTRGLNEWQRDELKKHWGTMQNVLSSRSRMERVVADIVFDFATKPRLSNERGNAILVAASIYEACKYFTLFQKTPFKGRCAVVTSYNPQARDVTLEETGANTETDKQFIYNTYTELLKEVEAQPGRSKTETYEDQAKALFIKAPAQMKLLVVVDKLLTGFDAPPCTYLYIDKSMQDHGLFQAICRTNRLDGDDKDFGYIVDYKDLFKKVEKAIAVYTAELDHSAGRADPQVLMHDRLSLARERLDGALEALALLCEPVPLPRSDLDYLHYFCGNTEIATDLKEHEPQRVALYKGVVALLRAYANVADDLAAAGYSPADITRLQQQLKHYTDLREWVRKAAVETLDLKPFEADMRHLIDTYIEASAPRKISPFDGVGLLELIVKTGIAEAIAHEFGNRQGNREAVAESIENNVRSKILKEHLTDPAYFEKMSALLDEIIHLRKQKAIEYEEYLRRIADLARRVQVGRDDTVPAALDTKGRLALYNDLKKHRPENQAAEPDAPYGEADPLVALALRLDAAIRRDCPDDWRGERAKEQLVKMAMYGVLHDINEVERLFPIVFAQKEY; this is encoded by the coding sequence ATGAGCAGTGTCAGCAAACCCGAGCGGGCCACACAAGACCGGGTGGCCGCGCTTTTGCGCGACGAGCTGGGCTACCGGGCGCTGGGCGACTGGACGGATCGCAGCGGCAACAGCCACATCGAAGAGGCGCTGCTCACCCAGCACCTCACGGGCCGCGGCTACAGCGCCGCGCAGATGGCGATGGCGCTGCACAAGCTGCGCACCGAAGCCCGTCACCCCAGCCGCTTGCTCTACGCCAACAACCAGGCGGTGCATGGCCTGCTGCGCTACGGCGTGCCGGTGCAGGCCGAGGCGGGCAAGCCGCACGAGACGGTGCACCTGGTGAACTGGGCCGAGCCCGAGAAGAACGACTTCGCGTTTGCCGAAGAAGTGACGCTGCACGGCGGCCACGAGCGCCGGCCCGACATCGTGCTTTACCTCAACGGCATCGCCATCGGCGTGCTGGAGCTGAAGAACAGCCGCGTCGACATCGGCGAGGGTATCCGCCAGAGCCTCTCGAACCAGCGGCCCGAGTTCAACGCATGGTTTTTCAGCACGGTGCAGCTGGTGATGGCGGGCAACGACTCGGAAGGCCTGCGCTACGGCACGGTGGGCACGCCAGACAAGTACTTCCTGACCTGGAAGGAAGACGAAGCTGACAACAGCCGCTACAAGCTCGACAAGTACCTGCTCAAGCTGTGCGAGAAGCGGCGCCTGCTGGAGCTGGTGCACGACTTCGTGCTGTTCGATGGCGGCGTGAAGAAGCTGCCGCGGGTGCACCAGTACTTCGGCATCAAGGCGGCGCAGGAGCATGTGCGCAGGCGCCAGGGCGGCATCATCTGGCACACCCAAGGCGCAGGCAAAAGCATCTTGATGGTGTTGCTGGCGCGCTGGATTCTGGAGAACAACCCGCGTGCGCGGGTGGCCATCGTGACCGACCGCGACGAACTCGACAAACAGATCGAGCGTGTGTTCAGCGATGCGGGCGAAACCATCTACCGCACCGGCAGCGGGCGCGACCTGATGCAGCAGCTGGCCCAGCCCAGCCCACGCCTGCTGTGTTCGCTGGTGCACAAGTTCGGCCTCGCGGGCCGTGGCAAGGACGACGCGGCGTTCGACAAGTTCATCGAGGAGCTGCGCGCCGCCCCCAGCCCCACGGTGGGCGAGGTTTTCGTGTTCGTCGACGAATGTCACCGCACGCAGAACGGCCGCCTCAACCGCACCATGAAGGCGATGATGCCCAACGCGGTGTTCATCGGCTTTACCGGCACGCCGCTCCTGAAGCAAGACAAGGCGACCAGCCTGGAGGTGTTTGGCGACTACATCCACACCTACAAGTTCAGCGAGGCGGTGGAAGACGGTGTGGTGCTCGACCTGGTGTACGAGGCGCGCGACATCGACCAGAAGCTCGGCCCTTCGGCGCAGATCGACCAGTGGTTCGAGGTCAAGACCCGCGGCTTGAACGAGTGGCAGCGCGACGAGCTGAAGAAGCACTGGGGCACGATGCAGAACGTGCTCAGCTCGCGCTCGCGCATGGAGAGGGTGGTGGCCGACATCGTGTTCGACTTCGCCACCAAGCCACGACTGTCGAACGAGCGTGGCAACGCCATCCTGGTGGCGGCGAGCATCTACGAAGCCTGCAAGTACTTCACGCTGTTCCAGAAGACGCCGTTCAAGGGCCGCTGTGCGGTGGTGACCTCCTACAACCCGCAGGCCCGCGACGTGACGCTCGAAGAGACTGGCGCCAACACCGAGACCGACAAGCAGTTCATCTACAACACCTACACCGAGCTGCTGAAGGAGGTGGAGGCCCAGCCCGGCCGCAGCAAGACCGAGACCTACGAAGACCAGGCCAAGGCCTTGTTCATCAAGGCGCCGGCCCAGATGAAGCTGCTGGTGGTGGTGGACAAGCTGCTGACCGGCTTCGACGCACCGCCTTGCACCTACCTCTACATCGACAAGTCGATGCAGGACCACGGCCTGTTCCAGGCCATCTGCCGCACCAACCGGCTTGATGGTGACGACAAGGATTTCGGCTACATCGTCGATTACAAAGACCTGTTCAAGAAGGTCGAGAAGGCGATTGCCGTCTACACCGCCGAGCTGGACCACAGCGCGGGCAGGGCCGACCCGCAGGTGCTGATGCACGACCGCCTGAGCCTGGCGCGTGAGCGCCTCGACGGTGCACTCGAAGCGCTGGCGCTGCTGTGCGAGCCCGTGCCGCTGCCCCGGAGCGACCTCGATTACCTGCACTACTTCTGCGGCAACACCGAGATCGCCACCGACCTGAAGGAACATGAGCCGCAGCGCGTGGCGCTCTACAAGGGGGTGGTGGCGTTGTTGAGGGCTTATGCCAACGTGGCTGACGACCTGGCGGCGGCGGGCTACAGCCCGGCCGACATCACGCGCCTCCAGCAGCAGCTCAAGCACTACACCGACTTGCGCGAATGGGTCCGCAAGGCTGCGGTCGAGACGCTGGACCTGAAGCCCTTCGAGGCCGACATGCGCCACTTGATCGACACCTACATCGAGGCGTCGGCACCGCGCAAGATTTCGCCGTTTGACGGCGTGGGCCTGCTGGAACTGATCGTCAAGACCGGCATCGCCGAAGCGATTGCGCACGAGTTCGGCAACCGCCAGGGCAACCGTGAAGCGGTGGCCGAGAGCATCGAGAACAACGTGCGCAGCAAGATCCTGAAGGAGCACCTCACGGACCCGGCCTACTTCGAGAAGATGTCGGCCCTGCTGGACGAGATCATCCACCTGCGCAAGCAGAAGGCCATCGAGTACGAGGAGTACCTGCGCCGCATCGCCGATCTGGCGCGGCGGGTGCAGGTGGGCCGAGACGACACCGTACCGGCTGCCCTGGACACCAAGGGTCGTCTGGCGCTTTACAACGATCTGAAGAAACATCGGCCCGAAAACCAGGCAGCCGAGCCCGACGCGCCGTATGGCGAAGCCGATCCGCTGGTGGCGCTCGCGCTGCGGCTCGACGCCGCCATCCGGCGCGACTGCCCCGACGACTGGCGTGGAGAGCGGGCCAAGGAGCAACTCGTCAAGATGGCGATGTATGGCGTGCTGCACGACATCAACGAAGTGGAGCGTCTGTTCCCGATCGTGTTTGCGCAGAAGGAGTATTGA
- a CDS encoding M48 family metallopeptidase, whose protein sequence is MAVAQLDLGGMPVEVVRKDIKHVHLSVLPPQGRVRVAAPQHMKLDTIRVFVVSRLVWIKSQQRKMQAQERETPRLYLTRETHHVWGRRCLMDRVEKDEAPRVVLKRNRLLLQVRPGTAETRCAALLDAWYREQVREAVPRLVAKWEPVMGVKVGPVYVQRMKTKWGSCNPASRSMRLNTDLAKKPPECLEYIVVHEMAHLIEPTHNARFTSLMDLFLPNWQHLRAALNRLPVRHEDWDY, encoded by the coding sequence ATGGCCGTTGCGCAGCTCGACCTCGGTGGCATGCCTGTCGAGGTGGTACGCAAGGACATCAAGCATGTGCACCTGAGCGTCTTGCCGCCGCAGGGCAGAGTGCGTGTGGCCGCGCCGCAGCACATGAAGCTCGACACCATCCGTGTGTTCGTGGTCTCTCGGCTGGTGTGGATCAAGTCGCAGCAGCGCAAGATGCAGGCGCAAGAGCGCGAGACGCCGCGGCTCTACCTCACCCGCGAAACCCATCACGTCTGGGGGCGCCGCTGCCTGATGGACCGGGTGGAGAAAGACGAGGCACCGCGCGTGGTGCTGAAGCGCAATCGGCTGTTGCTGCAGGTGCGCCCCGGTACTGCCGAGACGCGGTGCGCTGCCTTGTTGGATGCGTGGTACCGCGAGCAGGTGCGCGAGGCTGTCCCCCGACTCGTGGCCAAGTGGGAGCCGGTGATGGGGGTGAAGGTTGGGCCGGTCTATGTGCAGCGCATGAAGACGAAGTGGGGCAGTTGCAACCCGGCGAGTCGATCCATGCGCCTGAATACCGACCTGGCGAAGAAGCCGCCCGAGTGCCTGGAGTACATCGTCGTGCACGAGATGGCCCACTTGATCGAGCCGACGCACAACGCGCGATTCACATCCCTGATGGATCTCTTCTTGCCGAACTGGCAGCACCTGCGGGCAGCGCTCAACCGTCTGCCCGTTCGGCATGAGGATTGGGACTACTGA
- the infA gene encoding translation initiation factor IF-1, which produces MAKEELIEMNGTVNEILPDSRFRVTLENGHQLIAYTGGKMRKHHIRILAGDSVSLEMSPYDLSKGRITFRHLDRRGAPPPGAGAGAARFGRR; this is translated from the coding sequence ATGGCCAAGGAAGAACTGATTGAAATGAATGGCACCGTCAACGAGATCCTCCCGGACTCGCGGTTCCGCGTGACGCTCGAAAACGGGCACCAACTCATCGCCTACACCGGCGGCAAGATGCGCAAGCATCACATCCGCATCCTCGCGGGCGACAGCGTGTCGCTGGAAATGTCGCCTTATGACCTGAGCAAGGGCCGCATCACGTTCCGGCACCTCGACCGTCGGGGCGCACCCCCTCCCGGCGCTGGCGCTGGCGCAGCCCGCTTCGGGCGCCGCTGA
- a CDS encoding cold-shock protein translates to MTTETGTVKWFNESKGFGFIAPDNGGKDLFAHFKEIQGTGFKTLLENQRVEFEVTQGQKGPQASRIRGI, encoded by the coding sequence ATGACCACCGAAACCGGCACCGTGAAATGGTTCAACGAAAGCAAGGGCTTTGGCTTCATCGCCCCCGACAACGGCGGCAAAGACCTCTTTGCCCACTTCAAGGAAATCCAGGGCACCGGCTTCAAGACGCTGCTGGAGAACCAGCGCGTTGAGTTCGAAGTGACCCAAGGCCAGAAGGGCCCGCAAGCCTCGCGCATCCGCGGCATCTGA
- a CDS encoding trypsin-like peptidase domain-containing protein, which translates to MKNMQEASEKICELKGNLVALEALVTAMMKVMPPEAQEELKGVFEQHAEVARTVLLHVPISEHSITAFEADVGRTGRFIDRTEAAAHADSPAGCDTVLLTVARVHTFEGARPLTAATGFFFEAAGRLYLVTCRHVFIDAASGHHPDRLEIELHTDRSNLTQVAQLSMPLYRNGTATWRETHDSAGMVDVAVLEIDPSTLPANCVLQAWTPAHIEAKPSNVPVGASLVVMGFPLGFHDTLHHLPVIRQGQVASSFGLRFQGQGYFLTDARTHRGTSGAPVLSHQHGNWKLLGIHAARLDMSARSVSDDESLGLNSAWYADVLARLTTH; encoded by the coding sequence ATGAAGAACATGCAAGAAGCAAGCGAGAAGATCTGCGAACTCAAGGGCAACCTGGTCGCACTCGAAGCCCTGGTGACGGCCATGATGAAGGTCATGCCGCCCGAGGCGCAGGAAGAGCTCAAGGGTGTGTTCGAGCAGCATGCGGAGGTCGCGCGCACCGTGCTGCTGCACGTGCCGATCTCGGAGCACTCGATCACCGCCTTCGAGGCCGACGTGGGCCGCACCGGGCGCTTCATCGACCGCACCGAGGCCGCAGCGCATGCCGACTCGCCGGCCGGCTGCGACACGGTGCTGCTCACCGTGGCACGTGTGCACACCTTCGAAGGCGCCAGGCCGCTGACAGCCGCCACCGGCTTCTTCTTCGAAGCGGCCGGCCGCCTCTACCTCGTGACCTGCCGGCACGTCTTCATCGACGCGGCCAGCGGCCACCACCCCGACCGCCTGGAGATCGAGTTGCACACCGACCGCTCGAACCTCACGCAGGTGGCGCAGCTCTCGATGCCGCTCTACCGCAACGGCACCGCCACCTGGCGCGAAACGCACGACAGCGCCGGCATGGTCGACGTGGCGGTGCTCGAGATCGACCCGAGCACGCTGCCGGCCAACTGTGTGCTGCAGGCCTGGACGCCGGCGCACATCGAGGCCAAGCCGTCGAACGTGCCGGTGGGCGCTTCGCTCGTGGTGATGGGGTTCCCGCTCGGCTTTCACGACACGCTGCACCACCTGCCGGTGATCCGCCAGGGGCAGGTCGCGTCATCGTTCGGCTTGCGCTTCCAGGGGCAGGGTTACTTCCTGACGGACGCACGAACGCACCGGGGCACCAGTGGTGCGCCAGTGTTGAGTCACCAGCACGGGAACTGGAAGCTGTTGGGAATTCACGCTGCGCGGCTCGACATGTCGGCCCGCAGCGTCAGCGACGATGAGTCGCTCGGGTTGAACTCGGCGTGGTACGCCGACGTGCTGGCCCGCCTGACGACGCACTGA
- a CDS encoding acyl-CoA dehydrogenase family protein: protein MNFELTDEQQQLADSLRKYLTNAYDFEKRKAILNSPTGVNEKVWATFAELGLTAMTLPEADGGFGGGAVDLMAVMQACGEALVVEPLLDNIGLAGRLLARAGNDAQRSAWLPGLADGSVQLAFASSEPGHRYELAPQTTTATSNADGWLLNGEKTVVIGAPTATRLIVSASNGNGASLFLVDPKAAGVSLKAYRTVDGMRAADVSFSHVKLGADALLGTAGEALPLIEEAVDFATALLCAEAVGAMQFACDATLEYLKTRKQFGVAIGSFQALQHRMVDMVVATEEARSMAILAAAKVDDGGLTPTERARAVSSAKVKIAEAAKLVREESVQLHGGMGMTEELKVSHTFRRLTMASQRFGDVDHHLERYAALA, encoded by the coding sequence ATGAACTTCGAACTTACCGACGAACAACAGCAGCTCGCCGACTCGCTGCGCAAGTACCTCACCAACGCCTACGACTTCGAGAAGCGCAAGGCCATCCTCAACTCCCCCACCGGCGTGAATGAGAAGGTGTGGGCCACCTTCGCCGAACTCGGCCTCACCGCGATGACGCTGCCCGAGGCCGACGGCGGCTTCGGCGGCGGTGCCGTCGACCTGATGGCCGTGATGCAGGCCTGCGGCGAAGCGCTGGTGGTCGAGCCCCTGCTCGACAACATCGGCCTCGCCGGCCGCCTGCTCGCCCGCGCCGGCAACGACGCACAGCGCAGCGCCTGGCTGCCGGGCCTGGCCGATGGCTCGGTGCAGCTCGCCTTCGCGAGCAGCGAGCCCGGCCACCGCTACGAGCTGGCGCCGCAGACCACCACCGCCACGAGCAACGCCGACGGCTGGCTGCTCAACGGCGAGAAGACCGTGGTGATCGGCGCACCGACGGCCACGCGCCTCATCGTGTCGGCGAGCAATGGCAATGGCGCGAGCCTCTTCCTCGTCGACCCGAAGGCCGCAGGCGTTTCGCTCAAGGCCTATCGCACGGTCGACGGCATGCGCGCTGCCGACGTGAGCTTCAGCCACGTGAAGCTGGGCGCCGACGCACTGCTCGGCACGGCCGGCGAAGCCCTGCCGCTGATCGAGGAAGCGGTCGACTTCGCGACCGCCCTGCTCTGCGCCGAGGCCGTCGGCGCGATGCAGTTCGCCTGCGACGCCACGCTCGAGTACCTCAAGACGCGCAAGCAGTTCGGCGTGGCGATCGGCTCGTTCCAGGCCTTGCAGCACCGCATGGTCGACATGGTGGTGGCCACCGAAGAAGCCCGCTCGATGGCCATCCTCGCGGCGGCGAAGGTCGACGACGGCGGCCTCACGCCGACCGAGCGTGCCCGCGCGGTGTCATCGGCCAAGGTGAAGATCGCCGAAGCCGCGAAGCTGGTGCGCGAGGAATCTGTGCAGCTGCACGGCGGCATGGGCATGACCGAGGAGCTGAAGGTGTCGCACACCTTCCGCCGGCTCACGATGGCCTCGCAGCGCTTCGGCGATGTCGACCACCACCTGGAGCGCTATGCGGCCCTCGCATGA
- a CDS encoding acyl-CoA dehydrogenase family protein: MDLSYSPEELAFRDEVRSWLDTNLPEDIRTKVREHRELSKDDVMRWHRILAKKGWSVPHWPEEWGGTGWNITQRYLYQEQFGLSGAPGLPAFGPNMCASVLMRFGTPGQKDHFLPRIRDGVDFWVQGYSEPGAGSDLAAVKTRAERKGDHYVVNGQKIWTTLGHWGDWIFCLVRTDPTAEKRQEGISFLLIDMKTPGITVRPLILMDGGHEVNEVFFDEVKVPVENLVFEENKGWTVAKYLLGHERMGSGNVGGSKRMLAELKEIAKTELKNGKPLLDDLRFRDKLSRIEIDIQALELTSMRFLDKMRRSGQPPGADVSMLKIRGTEIAQAITLLTSEALGPNAQPFRAIDGEELDPIATSVTPRYFNYRKVSIYAGSNEVQRNIIAKATLGL; this comes from the coding sequence ATGGACCTGAGCTATTCCCCCGAAGAGCTGGCCTTCCGCGACGAAGTGCGCAGCTGGCTCGACACCAACCTGCCCGAAGACATCCGCACCAAGGTGCGCGAGCACCGCGAGCTGAGCAAGGACGACGTCATGCGCTGGCACCGCATCCTCGCGAAGAAGGGCTGGTCGGTGCCGCACTGGCCCGAAGAATGGGGCGGCACCGGCTGGAACATCACCCAGCGCTACCTCTATCAAGAGCAGTTCGGCCTCTCGGGCGCGCCCGGCCTGCCGGCCTTCGGCCCCAACATGTGCGCCTCGGTGCTGATGCGCTTCGGCACGCCCGGGCAGAAGGATCACTTCCTGCCGCGCATCCGCGATGGCGTCGACTTCTGGGTGCAGGGCTATTCCGAGCCCGGCGCCGGCTCCGACCTCGCCGCCGTGAAGACCCGCGCCGAACGCAAGGGCGACCACTACGTCGTCAACGGCCAGAAGATCTGGACGACGCTCGGCCACTGGGGCGACTGGATCTTCTGCCTGGTGCGCACCGACCCCACCGCCGAGAAGCGCCAAGAAGGCATCAGCTTCCTGCTGATCGACATGAAGACGCCGGGCATCACCGTGCGCCCGCTGATCCTGATGGACGGCGGCCACGAGGTGAACGAAGTCTTCTTCGACGAGGTGAAGGTGCCGGTCGAAAACCTCGTCTTCGAAGAGAACAAGGGCTGGACGGTCGCGAAATACCTGCTGGGCCACGAGCGCATGGGCTCGGGCAACGTGGGCGGCAGCAAGCGCATGCTGGCCGAGCTGAAGGAGATCGCGAAGACCGAACTCAAGAACGGCAAGCCCCTCCTCGACGACCTGCGCTTCCGCGACAAGCTGAGCCGCATCGAGATCGACATCCAGGCGCTGGAACTCACCTCGATGCGCTTTCTCGACAAGATGCGCCGCAGCGGCCAGCCGCCGGGGGCCGATGTGTCGATGCTGAAGATCCGCGGCACCGAGATCGCGCAGGCCATCACGCTGCTCACCTCCGAAGCGCTGGGCCCCAACGCGCAGCCGTTCCGCGCGATCGACGGCGAGGAACTCGACCCCATCGCGACCAGCGTCACACCGCGCTACTTCAACTACCGCAAGGTCAGCATCTACGCCGGCTCGAACGAAGTGCAACGCAACATCATCGCCAAGGCCACGCTGGGCCTGTGA
- a CDS encoding enoyl-CoA hydratase/isomerase family protein, with protein sequence MTITNNGAVSETSGAGTFTVEGDIGILTIDYPPVNALSQATRQGIVAGMQAAAAHPDVKAVVLICAGRTFLAGADITEFGKPPKAPGLREAQDLIENSPKPVIAAIHGTALGGGLEVAMCCHYRVAVPSAKCGLPEVLIGVLPGAGGTQRLPRIVGVEKGLDMIVNGTHVPAKECFEMGLLDALVPEGELRASAIAFARKVIDEKRPLRKVRDLDDRIAAARGKPEIFAAVRKANAKKFRGLPAPEACIQCVEAAVNGSFEDGLATERRLFQQLVAGTESIAQRYAFFAQREAAKIPGIAADTPIVDVKHVGIIGAGTMGGGIAMNFANVGIKITLVETAQAALDRGLGVIRKNYENSAKKGRFTQDEVEKRMALITGTLDMEKLADCDLVIEAVFENMAVKKEIFGKLDRIVKQGAVLATNTSALDVNEIASAATSRPEAVVGMHFFSPANVMKLLEVVRGAKTSDTALATAMQVGKKIGKVAAISGVCPGFIGNRILGARGAQAHAMLMEGAMPWDIDQVLYDFGMPMGPYAMSDLAGLDLGWNKEKSKSSTIREVLCEMDRRGQKTGAGYYDYDENRNAKPSEITKRVILDFMAKEGRTPREIGKAEILERCIYAMVNEGAKILEEGIALRASDIDVVWLNGYGWPVYRGGPMFYADTVGLDTVVAKLKEYGPRMGANFKISPLLEKMAAEGKKFVRTN encoded by the coding sequence ATGACGATCACCAACAACGGCGCCGTCAGCGAGACCAGCGGCGCCGGCACCTTCACCGTCGAAGGCGACATCGGCATCCTCACCATCGACTACCCACCGGTGAACGCGCTCTCGCAGGCCACGCGGCAAGGCATCGTCGCCGGCATGCAGGCCGCAGCGGCCCACCCCGACGTGAAGGCCGTGGTGCTGATCTGCGCCGGCCGCACCTTCCTCGCCGGTGCCGACATCACCGAGTTCGGCAAGCCGCCGAAGGCCCCTGGCCTGCGCGAGGCGCAAGACCTCATCGAGAACTCGCCCAAGCCGGTGATCGCCGCCATCCACGGCACCGCACTCGGCGGTGGGCTCGAAGTGGCGATGTGCTGCCACTACCGCGTGGCCGTGCCCAGCGCGAAATGCGGCCTGCCCGAGGTGCTGATCGGCGTGCTGCCGGGCGCCGGTGGCACGCAACGCCTGCCGCGCATCGTGGGCGTGGAGAAAGGCCTCGACATGATCGTCAACGGCACGCACGTGCCGGCGAAAGAGTGCTTCGAGATGGGCCTGCTCGACGCGCTGGTGCCCGAAGGTGAGCTGCGGGCGAGCGCCATTGCGTTCGCCCGCAAGGTGATCGACGAGAAGCGCCCGCTGCGCAAGGTGCGCGACCTCGACGACAGGATCGCCGCCGCGCGTGGCAAGCCCGAGATCTTCGCGGCGGTGCGCAAGGCCAACGCGAAGAAGTTCCGCGGGCTACCGGCGCCGGAGGCCTGCATCCAGTGTGTGGAAGCGGCCGTCAACGGCTCCTTCGAGGATGGCCTCGCCACCGAACGGCGTCTCTTCCAGCAGCTCGTGGCCGGCACCGAATCGATCGCGCAGCGCTACGCCTTCTTCGCGCAGCGCGAGGCGGCGAAGATTCCCGGCATCGCGGCCGACACGCCGATCGTCGACGTGAAGCACGTGGGCATCATCGGCGCCGGCACGATGGGCGGCGGCATCGCGATGAACTTTGCGAACGTCGGCATCAAGATCACCCTCGTCGAAACCGCGCAGGCCGCGCTCGACCGGGGCTTGGGCGTCATCCGCAAGAACTACGAGAACTCGGCCAAGAAGGGCCGCTTCACGCAAGACGAGGTGGAGAAGCGCATGGCGCTCATCACCGGCACGCTCGACATGGAGAAGCTCGCCGACTGCGACCTGGTGATCGAAGCCGTGTTTGAGAACATGGCGGTGAAGAAAGAGATCTTCGGCAAGCTCGACCGCATCGTGAAGCAGGGTGCGGTGCTCGCCACCAACACCTCGGCACTCGACGTCAACGAGATCGCCTCGGCAGCCACCTCGCGGCCTGAGGCGGTGGTCGGCATGCACTTCTTCTCGCCGGCCAACGTGATGAAGCTGCTGGAAGTGGTGCGCGGCGCCAAGACCTCCGACACGGCGCTCGCCACTGCGATGCAGGTGGGCAAGAAGATCGGCAAGGTGGCCGCGATCTCCGGCGTGTGCCCCGGCTTCATCGGCAACCGCATCCTCGGTGCGCGCGGCGCGCAGGCACACGCCATGCTGATGGAAGGCGCGATGCCGTGGGACATCGACCAGGTGCTCTACGACTTCGGCATGCCGATGGGCCCGTATGCGATGAGCGACCTGGCCGGCCTCGACCTCGGCTGGAACAAGGAAAAGAGCAAGAGCTCCACCATCCGCGAAGTGCTGTGCGAGATGGACCGCCGCGGCCAGAAGACCGGCGCCGGCTACTACGACTACGACGAAAACCGCAACGCCAAACCCAGCGAGATCACGAAGAGGGTCATCCTCGACTTCATGGCGAAGGAAGGCCGCACGCCGCGCGAGATCGGCAAGGCGGAGATCCTCGAACGCTGCATCTACGCGATGGTCAACGAGGGCGCCAAGATCCTGGAAGAAGGCATTGCGCTTCGGGCTTCCGACATCGACGTGGTGTGGCTCAACGGCTATGGTTGGCCGGTGTACCGAGGTGGCCCGATGTTCTATGCCGACACCGTCGGGCTCGACACCGTGGTCGCGAAGCTGAAGGAATACGGCCCGCGCATGGGCGCCAATTTCAAGATTTCGCCGCTGCTCGAAAAAATGGCCGCCGAAGGCAAGAAATTCGTGCGCACGAACTGA